A window from Lentimicrobium sp. L6 encodes these proteins:
- a CDS encoding M1 family aminopeptidase has product MKLICYSFLVIFLLGSLNSSYSASGGPLKPEQAAYDVNYYFLDISIIPETQSIDASLLCRVNILESIDSLLLDLDDVFTVSAIYFSLNDGEFTEVGFNHFNELLNIDIPEDVMEDDMVSVEIYYSGAPRIADNPPWGVGFVWETTPDGAPWLAVACEDEGGDIWWPCKDHPSDEPDSMNINFTVPNPLMCVSNGQYMGVDDNGDNTSTYKWFISTPINNYNVTFYAAEFMLIEDEYESTIGNTIPFRFWVLPESYEQALDYMDVFLQEFNFLEEICGPFPFGTDKHGWAHAPYWGMEHQSIIAYGHNFTTNNWGYDYIHYHELAHEWWGNLITAKDWSDIWIHEGIATYTEALYVEHMSGLDDYLQFMRQNRPGDNHSYPLAPLESMTAGQAFGYLNSYGRGAAVMHTLRYHLGDDLFFELMKRWAYPDPNDFDNTNGRLCRILSTEDMKNQAEEVTGIDLYPFFSVFMREASYPDLIVEREYNQTVFQWQTENNIPLDINIPILINGEEYTVEMTNGQGSIEMLIEDDLEIDPDKWILMANPTISVSLNELDKSGAVVKLEQNYPNPFSDFTQIEYSILNTNYVSLKVYNLVGKEVLSLVDEDENTGVYQVNIDGKNLESGIYFYTLKIGNAEKTKKMLVLD; this is encoded by the coding sequence ATGAAACTAATCTGTTATTCTTTTTTAGTCATTTTTTTGTTGGGTTCCTTAAACTCTAGTTATTCTGCATCTGGAGGTCCCTTAAAACCAGAGCAGGCAGCCTACGATGTAAACTATTACTTTTTGGATATTAGCATTATTCCAGAAACTCAAAGTATTGATGCTTCTCTGTTGTGTCGCGTAAATATATTAGAATCCATAGATAGTTTATTATTAGATTTAGATGATGTATTTACGGTTTCAGCCATTTATTTTAGTTTAAATGATGGGGAATTTACTGAGGTAGGTTTCAATCATTTCAATGAGTTATTAAATATTGATATTCCAGAGGATGTGATGGAAGATGATATGGTTTCAGTAGAAATATACTATAGTGGAGCTCCTCGAATAGCAGATAATCCTCCATGGGGAGTTGGTTTTGTTTGGGAAACTACACCCGATGGCGCCCCCTGGTTAGCTGTTGCCTGTGAAGATGAAGGAGGAGATATTTGGTGGCCGTGCAAAGATCACCCGTCAGACGAACCTGATTCTATGAATATCAATTTCACTGTGCCAAATCCATTGATGTGTGTTTCAAATGGGCAGTATATGGGAGTAGATGACAATGGAGACAATACATCAACCTATAAGTGGTTTATATCCACACCTATTAATAATTATAATGTGACATTCTATGCTGCAGAGTTCATGTTGATAGAAGATGAATATGAAAGCACCATTGGAAATACCATTCCGTTTAGATTTTGGGTATTGCCAGAAAGTTACGAACAAGCGCTGGACTATATGGATGTCTTTCTTCAGGAATTTAATTTCTTGGAGGAAATATGTGGCCCTTTTCCTTTTGGTACTGATAAACATGGTTGGGCTCATGCGCCTTATTGGGGAATGGAACACCAAAGCATCATCGCCTATGGGCATAATTTCACAACGAATAACTGGGGCTACGATTATATCCATTATCATGAATTAGCCCATGAATGGTGGGGGAATTTAATTACCGCTAAAGATTGGTCTGATATCTGGATACATGAAGGAATAGCCACCTATACTGAAGCTTTATATGTTGAACATATGTCAGGATTAGATGATTATTTGCAATTTATGAGGCAGAATCGTCCTGGTGATAATCATTCATATCCTTTAGCACCACTCGAAAGTATGACAGCTGGTCAAGCCTTTGGATATTTAAATTCATATGGTCGTGGTGCTGCCGTCATGCATACTTTAAGGTATCATTTGGGAGATGATTTATTCTTTGAATTAATGAAAAGGTGGGCTTATCCGGACCCTAATGACTTTGACAATACCAATGGAAGACTATGCCGAATTTTAAGTACAGAGGATATGAAAAATCAAGCTGAGGAGGTCACAGGAATAGATTTATATCCTTTCTTTAGTGTTTTTATGCGTGAAGCAAGTTATCCCGACTTAATAGTTGAACGAGAATATAATCAAACAGTATTTCAGTGGCAGACAGAGAATAATATTCCTCTAGATATAAACATCCCCATTCTCATCAATGGTGAAGAATATACCGTTGAAATGACAAATGGACAAGGAAGCATAGAAATGCTGATAGAGGATGATTTAGAGATAGACCCAGATAAATGGATACTCATGGCGAATCCTACTATTTCAGTTTCTCTCAATGAGCTGGACAAGTCTGGAGCAGTGGTGAAATTAGAGCAAAATTACCCAAATCCATTTTCTGATTTTACTCAAATTGAATACAGTATACTAAATACAAATTATGTTTCATTGAAGGTTTATAACCTTGTTGGTAAAGAGGTGTTAAGCCTTGTGGATGAGGATGAAAACACAGGGGTTTATCAAGTAAATATAGATGGTAAAAATCTAGAGTCAGGAATTTATTTCTATACCTTAAAGATAGGCAATGCTGAAAAAACTAAGAAGATGCTTGTCTTGGATTAG
- a CDS encoding right-handed parallel beta-helix repeat-containing protein, protein MVQNSILITDGTTLTIEPGVEVKFNYTARLLVLGQLTAIGNINDSISFTATDESQGWLGIDFNDTPLTNDSSKFIYCKLQYTKQYDDQTASAFEISHYSKINISNCFISNHISQSPILVLYGDIIIKNNLICNNYSGVGGGINIAYSDAIISGNIITENNADVEAGGISINHGNPIVKNNIISNNYCRFGGGFYITNSQASIYNNIITNNSTIADGENDHNGGGIYTVLGTPNIHNNTISNNKSNYGGAIYFAEMDESYTIQNNIIWGNVATEDGNQIYLDTDALSPNFTYCDIEGGQNDIGIAPGSFFLGEYENNIDENPLFTNPSSGAGNEYDGTSADWSLQNNSPCIDAGNPSGDYPELDLLGNTRIHNGIIDMGAIEHQGVPLEISISAQPTEICASENSQLTTTATGGSENYTYSWTSTPEGFTSDISNPSVSPLITTTYHVEVSDGTSTLQESVTITVNPFPADAVEITGLTEVCQGESEFSYSIETIENATSYSWSLPEGFNMLSGENTNSITVEASETAASGNISVVGVNDCGDGISSSLGISVNLLEISAGEYQNISHTSSTTLNGSVSQGSGDYSWQWQPASLLEDANVQNPVTVILTEDTEFTLEVTDNTTGCTSSDIVNIVVGDALEVEITVNPTTICFGESLIIENTVTGGSGEYYYSWTSNPVGYTSSEATPTISPNETKEYIVEVNDGLTSVTSSITITVIQLVADAGVIIGPQDICLGTSDIEFTVPVIEHADSHQWTLPNGFVITSGENTNTITVSVGNNAENGLITVTGINDCGQGASASLELSIHSISAFAGEDQTIINGTSTQLEGSATEGSGDYSWSWEPTDLLDNPSISNPITTELNSTSTFDLTVTDNTYGCSDTDDVVIFVENGELVVVATASPDEIEDWEDTELLATVTGGTGTYEYNWTTYPVGFQSNLPSFITSPNYTTIYTVEVTDGETSAQSEVTVTVFAAPAFLINLLVLIP, encoded by the coding sequence TTGGTCCAAAACTCAATTCTAATTACTGATGGAACCACATTAACAATTGAACCTGGGGTTGAAGTCAAATTTAATTATACAGCTAGATTACTTGTTTTAGGGCAATTAACTGCAATTGGTAATATTAATGATAGCATTAGTTTTACAGCAACTGACGAATCTCAAGGATGGTTAGGAATTGATTTTAATGATACTCCATTAACAAATGATTCCTCGAAGTTTATTTATTGTAAATTACAATACACTAAACAATATGATGATCAAACAGCATCTGCATTTGAAATCTCACATTACTCAAAAATTAATATCAGCAATTGTTTTATTTCAAATCACATATCACAATCTCCTATTTTGGTTTTATACGGAGATATTATTATAAAAAACAATTTAATTTGTAATAATTACTCTGGTGTAGGCGGTGGAATCAATATAGCATATTCCGACGCTATTATTTCTGGTAATATTATAACTGAAAATAATGCCGACGTTGAAGCTGGAGGAATATCTATTAACCATGGAAATCCAATTGTAAAAAACAATATCATATCAAATAACTATTGTCGATTTGGGGGAGGATTTTACATTACAAATTCTCAAGCCTCAATTTATAATAATATAATTACAAATAACTCTACAATTGCTGACGGTGAAAATGATCATAATGGTGGTGGGATTTATACAGTATTAGGAACACCAAATATTCATAACAATACAATTTCAAATAATAAATCTAATTATGGAGGGGCGATTTATTTCGCTGAGATGGATGAAAGTTATACTATTCAAAATAATATAATATGGGGAAACGTTGCAACCGAAGACGGAAATCAAATTTACTTAGATACCGATGCGCTTTCTCCTAATTTTACTTATTGTGACATTGAAGGCGGACAAAATGATATCGGTATTGCACCAGGTTCATTTTTTCTAGGAGAATACGAAAACAATATTGATGAAAACCCATTATTTACTAATCCATCATCTGGAGCAGGGAATGAATACGATGGCACTTCAGCTGATTGGTCATTACAAAATAATTCCCCATGTATTGATGCAGGAAACCCAAGTGGTGATTATCCAGAATTAGATTTACTAGGAAATACTAGAATCCATAATGGAATCATCGATATGGGAGCCATTGAGCATCAGGGAGTTCCGCTTGAAATCTCTATTTCAGCTCAACCTACAGAAATATGCGCCAGTGAAAACTCACAATTAACAACAACAGCAACTGGTGGTTCTGAAAATTACACCTACTCTTGGACCAGCACACCAGAAGGATTTACTTCTGATATTTCTAACCCCAGTGTATCGCCACTTATAACAACTACTTATCATGTAGAAGTTTCTGATGGAACATCAACATTGCAAGAATCAGTAACCATCACTGTAAACCCTTTCCCTGCTGATGCTGTAGAAATTACAGGCTTAACTGAAGTTTGCCAAGGAGAAAGCGAATTCTCCTACTCTATTGAAACTATTGAAAATGCCACCTCCTATTCTTGGTCACTACCTGAAGGTTTCAATATGCTTAGTGGTGAAAATACAAATTCCATCACCGTTGAAGCCAGTGAAACAGCAGCTAGTGGAAATATTAGCGTTGTGGGTGTAAATGATTGTGGAGATGGTATTTCATCTAGTTTAGGAATTAGTGTAAACCTATTAGAAATCTCAGCTGGTGAATACCAAAATATTTCTCATACTTCTTCTACAACTCTAAATGGAAGCGTAAGCCAAGGAAGTGGAGATTATAGCTGGCAATGGCAACCAGCAAGCTTATTGGAGGATGCTAATGTTCAAAATCCAGTCACCGTCATTTTAACTGAGGATACAGAATTCACATTGGAAGTAACAGATAATACAACGGGTTGTACGAGCTCTGATATAGTAAATATAGTAGTTGGAGATGCTCTTGAAGTTGAAATCACTGTGAACCCAACCACCATTTGTTTTGGTGAAAGCTTAATCATAGAAAACACTGTAACAGGTGGTTCTGGAGAGTATTATTATAGCTGGACTAGTAATCCCGTAGGTTATACTTCAAGCGAAGCCACTCCTACTATTTCACCCAATGAAACAAAAGAATATATTGTTGAAGTAAACGATGGACTTACTTCTGTGACTTCCTCAATTACTATTACAGTAATACAATTAGTTGCTGATGCTGGAGTTATCATAGGTCCGCAAGATATTTGTTTAGGCACAAGTGACATTGAGTTTACAGTCCCCGTTATTGAACATGCAGATTCTCACCAATGGACGCTACCAAATGGCTTCGTTATCACAAGTGGAGAAAACACAAATACCATCACTGTTTCAGTGGGGAATAATGCTGAAAATGGTTTAATCACCGTAACAGGAATCAATGATTGTGGACAAGGAGCCTCAGCATCTTTGGAACTGAGTATTCATTCTATTTCTGCTTTTGCTGGTGAGGACCAAACTATTATTAATGGAACATCAACTCAATTAGAAGGTAGTGCCACAGAAGGCAGCGGAGATTATTCTTGGTCTTGGGAACCTACAGACCTATTAGATAATCCGAGCATAAGTAACCCAATCACTACGGAACTCAATTCAACAAGCACTTTTGATTTAACCGTAACAGATAATACCTACGGTTGCTCCGATACAGACGATGTAGTTATTTTCGTTGAAAATGGTGAACTAGTTGTGGTAGCTACTGCTAGTCCAGATGAGATTGAAGATTGGGAAGACACTGAATTATTAGCTACTGTTACTGGAGGAACGGGAACATATGAATATAATTGGACTACCTACCCTGTTGGCTTCCAATCTAATTTACCAAGTTTTATCACTAGCCCCAATTATACCACTATTTACACTGTAGAAGTTACCGATGGTGAGACAAGCGCACAATCAGAAGTCACGGTTACTGTATTTGCTGCACCAGCCTTCCTAATCAACCTATTGGTTCTGATACCATAG
- a CDS encoding response regulator has translation METGQYKVLIVDDVPKNIMVLGNNLLSENYQIAYARSGQEAIDLTLENDFDLILLDIMMPGMDGYETCKHILNNPQTAQIPIIFITAKNDFDSIVKGFDAGAKDYVTKPFNAKELLARVRTHLELKRNRETLEGLNSKLEQKVRDRTLELKKANDKIKQLDSAKSSFLGIISHEIRTPLNGIFGSVEILRDMLKDDDSEDIIEMISESAERLLTFSELSTLITELNIDTYQLSKYIIDLSDVLQEVKEERILKLSNESKVNIHYEDNEKGFFIDADEKLIRKVINDIIHNSIKFNQESVEIHIDINKSDQDIQIQISDDGVGFPSHILENIFEVFHADSEEYVEGKGLNLAAARLILQAHGGNIKAENSKDGGAYVSISIPKSEIG, from the coding sequence ATGGAAACTGGTCAGTACAAAGTACTTATAGTAGATGATGTTCCAAAAAATATTATGGTTTTGGGTAATAATTTACTGAGCGAAAATTATCAAATTGCCTATGCTCGTAGCGGACAAGAAGCAATTGACTTAACTCTTGAAAATGATTTCGATTTAATCTTATTAGATATAATGATGCCCGGAATGGATGGTTACGAAACCTGTAAACACATTTTAAATAATCCCCAAACAGCCCAAATTCCGATCATCTTTATAACTGCAAAAAACGATTTCGACAGTATTGTTAAAGGGTTTGATGCCGGAGCTAAAGACTATGTAACTAAGCCATTTAATGCAAAAGAACTCTTAGCTAGAGTGAGAACTCATTTGGAGCTAAAAAGAAATCGAGAAACATTGGAAGGACTAAACTCCAAGCTAGAGCAAAAGGTAAGGGATCGCACATTAGAACTCAAAAAAGCCAATGATAAAATAAAACAGCTCGATTCTGCTAAAAGCAGTTTCTTAGGTATTATAAGTCATGAAATTAGAACTCCATTAAATGGGATATTCGGAAGCGTAGAAATCCTCAGGGATATGTTGAAAGATGATGATAGTGAAGATATTATAGAAATGATATCAGAATCGGCTGAAAGACTTTTGACTTTTTCTGAACTTTCAACTTTGATAACAGAATTAAATATAGATACTTATCAGCTGAGTAAGTATATTATTGATCTTTCAGATGTATTACAAGAAGTAAAAGAAGAGCGGATACTAAAATTAAGCAATGAAAGTAAAGTCAATATTCATTATGAGGACAATGAGAAGGGCTTTTTTATTGATGCAGATGAAAAACTCATTAGAAAAGTAATTAATGATATCATCCACAATAGCATTAAGTTTAATCAAGAATCCGTAGAAATTCATATAGACATTAATAAATCAGATCAAGATATTCAGATTCAAATTTCCGATGATGGTGTTGGTTTTCCATCGCATATTTTAGAAAATATCTTCGAAGTATTCCATGCCGACTCAGAAGAATATGTAGAAGGAAAAGGTTTGAATTTAGCTGCCGCTCGCTTAATATTACAGGCCCATGGTGGAAATATAAAAGCGGAGAATAGTAAAGACGGAGGAGCTTATGTTTCCATCAGTATCCCAAAGAGTGAAATTGGCTAA
- a CDS encoding T9SS type A sorting domain-containing protein — translation MANTTNTPYTAAYIPGALNYEWSLSPETAGTLTSDANDVDIEWNTEFSGYCYLSVKAINEYGESEYSETLEIYIDYLIGLENIDFEQISIYPNPSQNHVQVNGASDVENYSIKDISGKTLLQGSNNDQQGKIQIDISSLPNGLYFIIFENNEVISSQKLIKM, via the coding sequence TTGGCCAATACCACAAACACTCCTTATACCGCAGCTTACATTCCTGGAGCTTTAAATTATGAATGGAGTTTGTCACCAGAAACAGCCGGGACCTTAACTAGCGATGCCAACGACGTGGATATAGAGTGGAATACTGAGTTTTCTGGTTACTGTTATCTTTCAGTAAAAGCCATTAATGAATATGGCGAAAGCGAATATTCAGAAACTTTGGAAATCTATATTGACTACCTTATTGGTCTTGAAAATATAGATTTTGAGCAAATTTCAATTTATCCGAACCCAAGTCAGAACCATGTTCAGGTTAATGGTGCAAGTGATGTTGAAAATTATTCTATTAAAGACATCTCAGGAAAAACGCTATTACAAGGCAGTAATAATGACCAGCAAGGTAAAATTCAAATAGACATTTCCTCTTTACCAAATGGGCTTTACTTTATTATATTTGAGAATAATGAGGTTATTTCTTCTCAAAAATTGATAAAAATGTAA
- a CDS encoding 3-oxoacyl-ACP synthase → MTETIKSQVLKALKNDLQKKVDSSSLEIASIRESRNSDTKSSAGDKFETGRAMAQMELEKMERALSRSAKLLQDLELINLEKHYKQVEFGSLIITNKENYFASFGLGKVTVDSKDYYAISLASPIGQVIRQKRVGDKLVFQGREICIENIL, encoded by the coding sequence ATGACTGAAACTATAAAATCACAAGTGTTAAAAGCTCTGAAGAACGATTTACAGAAAAAGGTTGATTCATCTTCTCTAGAAATAGCTTCCATACGAGAATCAAGAAATAGCGATACCAAAAGCAGTGCTGGGGATAAATTTGAAACAGGCAGGGCCATGGCTCAAATGGAGTTGGAAAAGATGGAAAGAGCTTTGAGTAGGAGTGCCAAGCTGCTACAAGACCTAGAGCTTATCAATTTGGAAAAGCATTATAAGCAAGTAGAGTTTGGGAGCCTAATAATCACCAATAAAGAAAATTATTTCGCTTCGTTTGGATTAGGGAAAGTAACCGTTGATAGCAAGGATTATTATGCTATTTCTTTAGCATCCCCAATTGGACAAGTCATAAGACAGAAAAGGGTAGGAGATAAACTGGTTTTTCAAGGTCGCGAAATATGTATTGAAAATATTCTATAG